From the Candidatus Nanopelagicales bacterium genome, one window contains:
- a CDS encoding electron transfer flavoprotein subunit beta/FixA family protein, whose amino-acid sequence MKIAVCVKQVPDSWAEKKLRDGDSLLDRDSVEAVLNELDEYAIEEALQITEAQGGGEVVIVTMGPERAGEAVRKALSMGADSGIHLVDASLAGSDAAATSYALAKLLEGRGFDLIMFGSESTDARMSVVPSMVAERLGLPQLTFANKVEVSGATVTIERVGDNGIETISAATPAVLGMIERSNEPRYPSFKGIMAAKKKPVETVSAADAGIDISAVGSAGSWSQVNSFAARPPKAAGVVVQDEGAGGVAIAEFLDAQKVL is encoded by the coding sequence GTGAAGATCGCTGTGTGTGTGAAGCAAGTCCCCGATTCATGGGCAGAAAAGAAGCTCCGTGATGGTGACTCACTCCTTGATCGCGATTCAGTAGAAGCTGTGCTGAACGAGCTTGATGAGTACGCCATTGAAGAGGCTCTGCAAATCACTGAAGCTCAAGGCGGCGGCGAAGTTGTCATCGTGACCATGGGTCCTGAGCGCGCAGGCGAAGCAGTGCGCAAGGCATTGAGCATGGGTGCAGATTCAGGCATCCACCTCGTTGATGCCAGCCTTGCTGGTTCCGATGCAGCAGCCACGAGTTATGCGTTGGCAAAGTTGCTCGAAGGCCGCGGCTTCGATCTCATCATGTTTGGTTCAGAGTCAACTGACGCACGCATGAGCGTCGTTCCATCGATGGTTGCAGAGCGCCTTGGCTTGCCTCAGCTCACATTCGCAAACAAGGTTGAAGTGAGTGGCGCAACCGTCACGATTGAACGTGTTGGCGACAACGGAATCGAAACCATCAGCGCTGCAACTCCAGCAGTACTCGGAATGATCGAGCGCAGCAACGAACCTCGCTACCCATCGTTCAAGGGCATCATGGCCGCAAAGAAGAAGCCAGTTGAAACAGTCTCGGCTGCTGATGCAGGCATTGACATCAGCGCTGTTGGCTCAGCTGGCTCATGGTCACAGGTCAACAGCTTTGCTGCTCGACCACCAAAGGCTGCAGGCGTAGTGGTTCAAGATGAAGGCGCCGGCGGCGTTGCAATTGCTGAGTTCCTTGATGCTCAGAAGGTCCTCTAA
- a CDS encoding electron transfer flavoprotein subunit alpha/FixB family protein: MGEVLVLVDAADGSVKKVTTELLTLARALGEPSAVWIGPGYTDAAGATLGEFGAQKVYVADGADYINHPVAPKAEVLSKLVADQAPIAVLIGSSPEGKEVAARLAVRTNSGIITDAIGIAPDLTATQSVFGGATVVQSKVSVGTPIITVRPNSTAPVAEAGAAARVDVSVELSAAAKSATITNRSAAVKGGRPELTEAAIVVSGGRGVGAAEGFGVIEALADSLGAAVGASRAATDAGYYPHAFQVGQTGKTVSPQLYIANGISGAIQHRAGMQTSKLIVAVNKDAEAPMFELADFGVVGDLFTVVPQLTEEINKRKG; this comes from the coding sequence ATGGGAGAGGTTCTCGTCCTCGTAGATGCAGCCGATGGCAGCGTCAAGAAGGTCACTACCGAATTGCTTACCCTCGCACGTGCACTTGGTGAGCCAAGTGCAGTGTGGATTGGTCCGGGTTACACCGACGCAGCAGGCGCAACGCTTGGTGAATTTGGTGCCCAGAAGGTGTACGTCGCCGATGGCGCCGATTACATCAACCACCCAGTAGCACCAAAGGCTGAAGTGCTTTCCAAGCTCGTTGCTGATCAGGCACCAATCGCAGTGCTGATCGGATCTTCACCTGAAGGTAAAGAAGTTGCTGCACGTCTGGCAGTTCGCACTAACTCAGGCATCATCACCGACGCAATTGGCATTGCGCCAGATCTCACTGCTACCCAGAGTGTCTTCGGTGGAGCTACTGTTGTGCAGTCAAAGGTTTCAGTTGGAACACCAATCATCACCGTGCGCCCAAACTCAACCGCACCTGTTGCTGAAGCTGGTGCAGCGGCTCGCGTCGACGTATCAGTTGAACTCAGTGCAGCAGCAAAGAGCGCAACCATCACCAACCGTTCGGCAGCAGTTAAGGGCGGACGCCCAGAACTCACAGAAGCAGCAATCGTTGTTTCAGGTGGTCGCGGTGTTGGTGCAGCCGAAGGCTTTGGTGTGATCGAAGCACTTGCTGACTCACTTGGTGCAGCTGTTGGTGCTTCACGCGCAGCAACCGACGCTGGCTACTACCCACACGCATTCCAGGTCGGACAGACTGGAAAGACTGTTTCACCTCAGCTCTACATTGCTAATGGCATCTCGGGTGCGATTCAGCACCGCGCTGGCATGCAGACCTCGAAGTTGATCGTTGCAGTGAACAAGGATGCAGAAGCTCCAATGTTCGAACTTGCTGACTTCGGTGTTGTGGGCGACCTCTTCACAGTTGTTCCTCAGCTGACTGAAGAAATCAATAAGCGCAAGGGTTAA